One region of Fragaria vesca subsp. vesca linkage group LG4, FraVesHawaii_1.0, whole genome shotgun sequence genomic DNA includes:
- the LOC101313693 gene encoding uncharacterized protein LOC101313693 isoform 1, whose protein sequence is MDRRRQASPVYARQWSGGSSSPGSSPAMSPAHPQSRLNPSATGFSTVKRNQNVAAKAAAQRLAQVMASQTTADEDDDDDDDVGYRFPARQPHAPSAYSSNGANNGGSGLPAISTTRPARSPSPAFARNFVEHTTSVRSASAGRPSVSVRAGTVVPASKTSIRTPASIPPIDPPSNRNRDKRFTRDIGQLNSQAPGDEREVAALRDELDMVQEENENILDKLRSAEERCEQAEARAKELEKQVATLGEGVSLEARLLSRKEENLRQRQAALDAARQNEDGKDKEIATLHSEVENLKDSAEAAAEKLREAESEANTLRSKTQRMILTKEEMEEVVLKRCWLSRYWALAVQHGICADIAESKHEHWSSLAPLPYEVIISAGQKAKDESWEKSGDDPDRSNRDLSDLTGEGNIESMLSVEMGLRELASLKVEDAVALALARHRRPDSIRQSAFDSKSTGDPKFMEAFELSEEEINDIRFKEAWLAYFWKRAKIHGVEDDIADDRLQLWISHISRSSTQSPTSHDAVDVEGGLLELRKLGIEKQLWEASRKEIDHPSSDITYNHNHKSSADFDTSSL, encoded by the exons ATGGATCGGAGGAGACAAGCGAGTCCAGTGTACGCGCGGCAGTGGAGCGGAGGTTCCAGCAGCCCAGGCTCATCTCCGGCGATGTCGCCGGCGCATCCTCAGTCGCGCCTCAATCCTTCCGCCACTGGATTCTCCACCGTCAAGCGCAACCAGAACGTCGCCGCCAAAGCCGCCGCGCAGCGCCTTGCCCAGGTCATGGCGTCGCAGACGACTGCCGATGAAGACGACGACGACGATGATGACGTCGGTTACCGATTCCCTGCTCGGCAACCTCATGCGCCGTCTGCTTACTCCAGCAATGGCGCCAATAACGGCGGGAGTGGCCTTCCGGCGATTTCGACGACTCGGCCTGCTAGATCTCCGTCTCCGGCG TTTGCTCGGAACTTTGTAGAGCATACTACTTCAGTTCGTTCAGCATCAGCAGGAAGACCCTCAGTGTCGGTTCGTGCAGGGACTGTAGTGCCAGCCAGTAAGACCTCTATTAGGACTCCAGCATCCATACCTCCAATTGATCCTCCGTCAAATAGGAACAGAGATAAAAG GTTTACACGGGACATTGGACAGCTTAACTCACAAGCCCCAGGAGATGAGCGTGAAGTTGCTGCTCTACGTGATGAA CTTGATATGGTACAAGAAGAAAACGAGAATATTCTTGACAAG CTTCGAAGCGCTGAAGAAAGGTGTGAACAAGCAGAAGCCAGAGCTAAGGAGCTTGAGAAACAG GTTGCAACACTTGGTGAAGGTGTATCCCTGGAAGCCAGATTGTTGAGCAG GAAGGAGGAAAACTTGCGTCAAAGACAG GCCGCTCTAGATGCTGCAAGACAAAATGAGGACGGGAAAGATAAGGAAATTGCCACTCTTCATTCAGAAGTTGAG AACCTAAAAGACAGTGCTGAAGCAGCAGCGGAAAAGCTCCGAGAAGCAGAATCTGAAGCGAACACTCTTCGCTCAAAGACACAAAGAATGATTTTAACAAAAGAAGAGATG GAGGAAGTTGTTCTCAAGCGATGTTGGCTTTCTCGCTACTGGGCTCTAGCTGTGCAGCATG GCATATGTGCGGATATAGCAGAATCAAAGCATGAACATTGGTCATCTTTAGCTCCTCTTCCGTATGAAGTCATCATTTCTGCTGGACAAAAGGCTAAGGATGAATCTTGGGAAAAAA GTGGTGATGATCCAGATAGAAGTAATCGTGATTTGAGTGACCTCACTGGGGAAGGAAATATTGAGAGTATGCTTTCTGTGGAAATGGGATTGAGGGAATTAGCCTCTCTAAAG GTTGAGGATGCTGTCGCGCTTGCATTGGCCCGGCATAGACGTCCAGATTCTATTCGGCAGTCAGCTTTTG ATTCAAAATCAACCGGTGATCCCAAGTTTATGGAGGCATTTG AACTTAGTGAAGAGGAGATTAATGATATTCGTTTTAAAGAG GCTTGGCTGGCTTACTTTTGGAAAAGAGCTAAAATACACGGTGTCGAAGACGATATAGCAGATGATAGGCTTCAGTTATGGATAAGCCACATAAGCCGTAGCAGCACACAGTCACCGACTTCACATGATGCTGTGGATG TGGAGGGAGGTTTGTTGGAGCTGAGGAAGCTGGGAATTGAAAAACAACTCTGGGAAGCATCACGCAAGGAAATCGATCATCCCAGCTCAGACATTACTTATAATCACAATCACAAATCTTCCGCAGATTTCGACACCTCTTCATTATGA
- the LOC101313693 gene encoding uncharacterized protein LOC101313693 isoform 2 produces the protein MDRRRQASPVYARQWSGGSSSPGSSPAMSPAHPQSRLNPSATGFSTVKRNQNVAAKAAAQRLAQVMASQTTADEDDDDDDDVGYRFPARQPHAPSAYSSNGANNGGSGLPAISTTRPARSPSPAFARNFVEHTTSVRSASAGRPSVSVRAGTVVPASKTSIRTPASIPPIDPPSNRNRDKRQLNSQAPGDEREVAALRDELDMVQEENENILDKLRSAEERCEQAEARAKELEKQVATLGEGVSLEARLLSRKEENLRQRQAALDAARQNEDGKDKEIATLHSEVENLKDSAEAAAEKLREAESEANTLRSKTQRMILTKEEMEEVVLKRCWLSRYWALAVQHGICADIAESKHEHWSSLAPLPYEVIISAGQKAKDESWEKSGDDPDRSNRDLSDLTGEGNIESMLSVEMGLRELASLKVEDAVALALARHRRPDSIRQSAFDSKSTGDPKFMEAFELSEEEINDIRFKEAWLAYFWKRAKIHGVEDDIADDRLQLWISHISRSSTQSPTSHDAVDVEGGLLELRKLGIEKQLWEASRKEIDHPSSDITYNHNHKSSADFDTSSL, from the exons ATGGATCGGAGGAGACAAGCGAGTCCAGTGTACGCGCGGCAGTGGAGCGGAGGTTCCAGCAGCCCAGGCTCATCTCCGGCGATGTCGCCGGCGCATCCTCAGTCGCGCCTCAATCCTTCCGCCACTGGATTCTCCACCGTCAAGCGCAACCAGAACGTCGCCGCCAAAGCCGCCGCGCAGCGCCTTGCCCAGGTCATGGCGTCGCAGACGACTGCCGATGAAGACGACGACGACGATGATGACGTCGGTTACCGATTCCCTGCTCGGCAACCTCATGCGCCGTCTGCTTACTCCAGCAATGGCGCCAATAACGGCGGGAGTGGCCTTCCGGCGATTTCGACGACTCGGCCTGCTAGATCTCCGTCTCCGGCG TTTGCTCGGAACTTTGTAGAGCATACTACTTCAGTTCGTTCAGCATCAGCAGGAAGACCCTCAGTGTCGGTTCGTGCAGGGACTGTAGTGCCAGCCAGTAAGACCTCTATTAGGACTCCAGCATCCATACCTCCAATTGATCCTCCGTCAAATAGGAACAGAGATAAAAGGCAA CTTAACTCACAAGCCCCAGGAGATGAGCGTGAAGTTGCTGCTCTACGTGATGAA CTTGATATGGTACAAGAAGAAAACGAGAATATTCTTGACAAG CTTCGAAGCGCTGAAGAAAGGTGTGAACAAGCAGAAGCCAGAGCTAAGGAGCTTGAGAAACAG GTTGCAACACTTGGTGAAGGTGTATCCCTGGAAGCCAGATTGTTGAGCAG GAAGGAGGAAAACTTGCGTCAAAGACAG GCCGCTCTAGATGCTGCAAGACAAAATGAGGACGGGAAAGATAAGGAAATTGCCACTCTTCATTCAGAAGTTGAG AACCTAAAAGACAGTGCTGAAGCAGCAGCGGAAAAGCTCCGAGAAGCAGAATCTGAAGCGAACACTCTTCGCTCAAAGACACAAAGAATGATTTTAACAAAAGAAGAGATG GAGGAAGTTGTTCTCAAGCGATGTTGGCTTTCTCGCTACTGGGCTCTAGCTGTGCAGCATG GCATATGTGCGGATATAGCAGAATCAAAGCATGAACATTGGTCATCTTTAGCTCCTCTTCCGTATGAAGTCATCATTTCTGCTGGACAAAAGGCTAAGGATGAATCTTGGGAAAAAA GTGGTGATGATCCAGATAGAAGTAATCGTGATTTGAGTGACCTCACTGGGGAAGGAAATATTGAGAGTATGCTTTCTGTGGAAATGGGATTGAGGGAATTAGCCTCTCTAAAG GTTGAGGATGCTGTCGCGCTTGCATTGGCCCGGCATAGACGTCCAGATTCTATTCGGCAGTCAGCTTTTG ATTCAAAATCAACCGGTGATCCCAAGTTTATGGAGGCATTTG AACTTAGTGAAGAGGAGATTAATGATATTCGTTTTAAAGAG GCTTGGCTGGCTTACTTTTGGAAAAGAGCTAAAATACACGGTGTCGAAGACGATATAGCAGATGATAGGCTTCAGTTATGGATAAGCCACATAAGCCGTAGCAGCACACAGTCACCGACTTCACATGATGCTGTGGATG TGGAGGGAGGTTTGTTGGAGCTGAGGAAGCTGGGAATTGAAAAACAACTCTGGGAAGCATCACGCAAGGAAATCGATCATCCCAGCTCAGACATTACTTATAATCACAATCACAAATCTTCCGCAGATTTCGACACCTCTTCATTATGA